Proteins encoded together in one Thermoplasmatales archaeon BRNA1 window:
- a CDS encoding Radical SAM domain protein, pyruvate formate-lyase activating enzyme -like protein, translating into MAFVRFDSGSAANGPLAKGCELCIKGSKMVLLVTGRCRAGCFYCPVSAEKKGKDVVYANEGRVDSDGEILEECRAMAAEGAGITGGDPSETLDRTLHYISLLKDAFGKDFHLHMYTSVISLENAKKLEAAGLDEIRYHPRDSTWADMEGSELPDIVSGTSMDVGIEIPALPGREDDIIALAKYAFGAGIRFMNLNELEFSESNWGMMESRGYEMKDDVSAAVLGAEETAIAVMDALPDLPIHFCSSTFKDGVQLRNRLKRRAENTAREYDVVTDDGTFLKGIVYADDLEKAASYMREQYEVPDELMFIDRDRNRMEIAAWILEEIGRELPFRCYIVEEYPTRDRLEVERTPVN; encoded by the coding sequence ATGGCCTTCGTAAGGTTCGATTCGGGCTCCGCCGCAAACGGTCCCCTCGCAAAGGGATGCGAACTCTGCATCAAGGGATCGAAAATGGTCCTCCTCGTCACTGGAAGGTGCCGTGCTGGATGTTTCTACTGCCCGGTATCCGCCGAGAAGAAGGGAAAGGACGTGGTCTACGCCAACGAAGGCCGTGTGGACTCCGACGGGGAGATCCTCGAGGAATGCCGCGCCATGGCCGCGGAGGGTGCGGGTATCACCGGAGGGGACCCCTCCGAGACCCTCGACAGGACCCTCCACTACATCTCGCTCCTAAAGGATGCCTTCGGGAAGGACTTCCATCTCCACATGTACACCTCAGTCATCAGCCTCGAGAACGCCAAGAAGCTCGAGGCCGCCGGCTTGGACGAGATAAGGTACCACCCCAGGGACAGTACGTGGGCGGACATGGAGGGTTCCGAACTCCCCGACATCGTCTCCGGGACCTCCATGGACGTGGGGATCGAGATCCCCGCCCTGCCCGGAAGGGAGGATGACATCATCGCCCTTGCGAAATATGCCTTCGGGGCCGGAATCAGATTCATGAACCTCAACGAGCTCGAGTTCTCCGAGAGCAACTGGGGGATGATGGAGTCCCGTGGTTACGAGATGAAGGACGACGTCTCCGCGGCCGTCCTCGGTGCGGAGGAGACCGCCATCGCCGTGATGGATGCCCTTCCCGACCTGCCAATACACTTCTGCTCGTCCACATTCAAGGACGGCGTCCAGCTCAGGAACAGGCTCAAGAGGAGGGCCGAGAACACCGCCAGGGAATACGACGTCGTCACCGACGACGGCACCTTCCTCAAGGGCATCGTCTACGCCGACGATCTGGAAAAGGCGGCATCCTACATGCGCGAACAGTATGAAGTGCCAGATGAACTTATGTTCATCGACCGCGACAGGAACAGGATGGAGATTGCCGCCTGGATCCTCGAGGAAATAGGCAGGGAACTGCCCTTCCGCTGCTACATAGTCGAGGAGTATCCCACCAGGGACCGCCTCGAGGTCGAGAGAACCCCGGTTAACTGA
- a CDS encoding putative membrane protein, required for N-linked glycosylation: MRKFAIKKTADAEAEGVSSKPAKSGKDWLKEHWRLVTLFAIIAMAFVLRFVFAYGISAGSDFSLSGGTSASNHLRIIVEILAGTYDPANQTALNYPYGAPSTYGPFFDFVMAGFAGFVGLFGLSDQTAAAAVLAWSAPIFGALTCIPVYLIGRRMFRDEIVGIIAALFYAIFALTIMTTPFSNGTEYPMVCFLVALLVAMVVRTIDNVDSMNTKGIWTFLKVKKLRADAVIVGVLIALIALSWSDFRVIILVAAVIMTLAIVIERITGKDFSAPVGIFNLSLIIGIGISAIYYIPTGLWDEVFSGGCVLAILTVVLSTAAVYTAKKPWVLTIPVFAIVIAAIAVVLYFAVPDLYDAVINGNAYYDNELMASLANSFSRSSISAMASWYGWVTVWFPLILGAWMFFRYRKDGGSHLYIFSTLWLLSMFCIGWFTSNYAVVSASAFAVATAAVLIRVLRAVKMKDYLRSLKTLRGQGGKVAAKKVFNFFPFVTLVCVIALIAAPAAVYAIDAATPTNDEKSDYFGGLGYTINTTDSNMVTKVWDSYSDVPKSGALITWYGYADSAASLGGFDVVTSSNGGGTYTMANAYLAESGSGALIAMTLRLMDGLNADQLSTLLAKDGIILADDQAKIKAALSDSDPNKGYAAAYDVLSYYSYPDLCTLYNYTCSVSDARIGYIEVDTSMLPLYYNDGSAFSTIAYFGGHDLDAYGAATDYFSYNTYTGYATYTEAMYNTFLYNALIGMTPGAAGQNSVLSYYQALSADDGTVPIAPGNGLDGFAIDSWYVTYNADSKADSDSSGWKKMPYEEAIAAQKANGGVINYMSSVIVYKFVGGGSSSVLSGTVTSNAANAAGVAVYVYAPASYDNAKYTVFSTGCTDNAGHYEVFVPTTDYYVSFATAQGSTVGSGTVEKTVKKTEIAGTTCDVNLGVTSIEGSVVSGDGVLDFNGTIVLSSALDTRYAVADVTIPVAAGVFAETTLSPGSYTATLYKTDGSVVSASTLTIPAGDHDNVQISANVGTVSVNVDDQFGASVEDGTAVTLIDVSDQSISYPGATDDGVATIQVPAGSYIVTLTGAYTSASTPVVDVTAGQSASATIVAYEAVHIAVTGPANDTVVSLYSGSLQLSSKVVAGQADFEVPSLLKSTYYAYAVSGTTVYTGSVTVTDADDAIVNLALASAEGVTVSGTVTFDKKEVAGATVVLIGASGQMIFSTDKDGKYSALVPAGAYNVYAYNGSNVSITSVDAAAGAVHDITLAEGMSVSQGVNYSYNSSSSKPIAFTDVRLNVTCSVAGFTFMGMTDGTGKATFIVPSGDDAAGSAFVAAPTVGYFLNAENTDKTAEYGKDKTLTDVTFKAANVTTPTALIDGNALTGTVNLKDNSASVAPGSYTLIVDDPLGHYYGSVNIYPSTTFYDIELYAFKLNLTVPADTTVSVTKDENADGETGGYYTDTKASTSTLKVYYLENDFGYTFKVTDSAGNIGYYSVDVAAPGTLDADVGELKAKATITGNVGVNADGKLRVTMGTVRLFASVSGGEYSVDVPVLTDLTFDLSGVTNADGKSNYTYNANKAIPALAVGTTEVVCNFSSAATVATYSASEAVVLNDANLDYSTYSGTMQIEIFNNGDLPATYIVSGSSDLALDKAYVVTVGAGLSQVVNMNVTRFSGSIGAGATSMGVTVKTLDGTAVGYAYVPAAFFSNGAVDGAKVTVSVAGAEGASADAVNEYSYKYAFTFVNNNVAPTQATFTIGDTAGWARYIVSEDGYLISEFAGATATVDISGMSTETVYVMLVNTGSTEGTAPELAYNVAFAGNSSDGTLQVKAGSVAKDSGSASGDGIDNSAKTLSTTFWALTILVLLTVFIFFWASMKRGVFGRKH; the protein is encoded by the coding sequence ATGCGCAAATTTGCTATCAAGAAGACCGCTGATGCCGAAGCTGAAGGCGTCAGCTCCAAGCCCGCCAAGTCGGGCAAGGATTGGTTGAAAGAGCATTGGCGCCTTGTCACACTGTTCGCGATCATCGCCATGGCATTCGTCCTCAGGTTCGTGTTCGCCTACGGAATCTCCGCTGGAAGCGATTTCTCGCTGTCCGGCGGCACAAGCGCCTCTAACCACCTCCGCATCATCGTCGAGATCCTTGCGGGAACCTACGATCCGGCCAACCAGACCGCTCTGAACTACCCCTACGGAGCCCCGAGCACCTACGGACCGTTCTTCGACTTCGTCATGGCCGGATTCGCCGGGTTCGTCGGTCTGTTCGGCCTGAGCGACCAGACCGCCGCGGCCGCGGTGCTCGCCTGGTCTGCCCCCATCTTCGGGGCGCTCACCTGCATCCCCGTCTACCTCATCGGAAGGAGGATGTTCAGGGACGAGATCGTCGGAATCATCGCGGCGCTGTTCTACGCGATCTTCGCGCTCACCATCATGACCACACCGTTCTCCAACGGTACCGAGTACCCCATGGTCTGCTTCCTGGTGGCTCTCCTGGTCGCGATGGTCGTCCGCACCATCGACAACGTCGACTCCATGAATACCAAGGGCATCTGGACCTTCCTCAAGGTCAAGAAGCTGCGCGCGGACGCCGTCATCGTCGGAGTCCTGATCGCACTCATCGCCCTCTCGTGGTCCGACTTCCGCGTCATCATCCTCGTCGCAGCGGTCATCATGACCCTCGCGATTGTCATCGAGCGCATCACCGGCAAGGACTTCTCCGCGCCCGTCGGGATCTTCAACCTCTCCCTCATCATCGGGATCGGTATCTCCGCCATCTACTACATCCCCACCGGACTCTGGGACGAGGTCTTCTCCGGAGGATGCGTCCTCGCCATCCTGACCGTCGTGCTCAGCACCGCCGCGGTCTACACCGCCAAGAAGCCCTGGGTGCTCACCATACCGGTGTTCGCTATCGTCATCGCGGCCATCGCCGTGGTCCTCTACTTCGCGGTCCCCGATCTGTACGACGCGGTCATCAACGGCAACGCCTACTACGATAACGAGCTCATGGCGAGCCTTGCCAACTCCTTCTCCAGGAGCAGCATCTCCGCTATGGCCTCCTGGTACGGATGGGTCACCGTTTGGTTCCCGCTGATCCTCGGAGCATGGATGTTCTTCCGCTACAGGAAGGACGGAGGAAGCCACCTCTACATCTTCAGCACCCTGTGGCTCCTCTCCATGTTCTGCATCGGATGGTTCACCAGCAACTACGCGGTTGTCTCCGCTTCCGCATTCGCGGTCGCGACCGCGGCAGTCCTCATCCGCGTTCTCCGTGCGGTCAAGATGAAGGACTACCTCCGCAGCCTCAAGACCCTCCGCGGTCAGGGAGGCAAGGTGGCCGCCAAGAAGGTCTTCAACTTCTTCCCGTTCGTCACCCTGGTCTGCGTGATTGCGCTCATCGCAGCCCCCGCCGCCGTCTATGCCATCGACGCGGCCACCCCCACCAACGACGAGAAGTCCGACTACTTCGGTGGTCTCGGATACACCATCAACACCACAGATTCCAACATGGTCACCAAGGTCTGGGATTCCTACAGCGACGTCCCCAAGTCCGGTGCCCTCATCACCTGGTACGGCTACGCCGATTCCGCAGCCTCCCTCGGAGGCTTCGACGTCGTCACCTCCTCCAACGGAGGCGGTACGTACACCATGGCCAACGCCTATCTAGCCGAATCCGGTTCGGGAGCGCTCATCGCCATGACCCTCCGTCTGATGGACGGCCTGAACGCCGACCAGCTCAGCACCCTGCTCGCCAAGGACGGTATCATCCTCGCGGACGACCAGGCCAAGATCAAGGCGGCTCTCAGCGACAGCGATCCCAACAAGGGATATGCGGCCGCCTACGACGTCCTGTCCTACTACTCCTACCCGGACCTCTGCACCCTGTACAACTACACCTGCAGCGTGTCCGACGCGAGGATCGGGTACATCGAGGTCGACACCTCCATGCTCCCGCTGTACTACAACGACGGCAGTGCGTTCTCCACCATCGCATACTTCGGAGGTCACGACCTCGACGCCTACGGCGCAGCCACCGACTATTTCAGTTACAACACCTACACCGGATACGCTACCTACACCGAAGCGATGTACAACACCTTCCTGTACAACGCCCTCATCGGTATGACCCCCGGGGCAGCCGGCCAGAACAGCGTCCTGAGCTACTACCAGGCGCTCTCCGCCGATGACGGAACCGTCCCCATCGCGCCCGGAAACGGACTCGACGGATTCGCCATCGACAGCTGGTACGTCACCTACAACGCGGACAGCAAGGCCGATTCCGATTCCAGCGGATGGAAGAAGATGCCCTACGAGGAGGCCATCGCCGCCCAGAAGGCGAACGGCGGGGTCATCAACTACATGTCCTCCGTGATCGTCTACAAGTTCGTCGGCGGAGGATCCTCCTCCGTCCTGTCCGGAACCGTGACCTCCAACGCAGCCAACGCCGCGGGAGTCGCGGTGTACGTCTACGCACCCGCATCCTATGACAATGCGAAGTACACCGTCTTCAGCACCGGATGCACCGACAACGCCGGACACTACGAGGTCTTCGTCCCGACCACCGATTACTACGTATCCTTCGCAACCGCTCAGGGATCCACCGTCGGCAGCGGAACCGTAGAGAAGACCGTCAAGAAGACCGAGATCGCCGGAACCACCTGCGATGTCAACCTCGGTGTGACCAGCATCGAGGGATCCGTCGTATCCGGAGACGGTGTCCTCGACTTCAACGGAACCATCGTCCTGTCATCCGCCCTGGATACCCGCTATGCGGTCGCTGACGTGACCATCCCGGTCGCGGCGGGAGTCTTCGCCGAGACCACGCTGTCTCCCGGAAGCTACACCGCCACCCTCTACAAGACCGATGGCAGTGTCGTAAGCGCTTCCACCCTGACGATTCCCGCGGGAGACCACGACAACGTGCAGATCAGCGCTAACGTGGGAACGGTCTCCGTCAACGTGGATGACCAGTTCGGCGCCAGCGTCGAGGACGGAACCGCAGTTACGCTGATCGATGTTTCCGATCAGTCCATCTCGTATCCCGGAGCCACCGATGACGGAGTGGCAACCATACAGGTGCCCGCAGGATCCTACATCGTCACCCTTACGGGAGCATACACGTCCGCTTCCACGCCCGTGGTCGACGTCACCGCAGGCCAGTCCGCATCCGCCACCATCGTTGCATACGAAGCGGTCCACATCGCCGTCACAGGTCCGGCTAACGACACCGTCGTCAGCCTGTATTCCGGCTCTCTCCAGCTTTCCAGCAAAGTCGTGGCGGGACAGGCCGACTTCGAGGTGCCCTCCCTGCTGAAGTCCACATACTACGCGTATGCTGTATCGGGGACCACTGTCTACACCGGGTCTGTGACCGTCACGGATGCCGATGATGCCATCGTGAACCTCGCTCTTGCCTCTGCGGAAGGCGTCACCGTGTCCGGAACCGTGACGTTCGACAAGAAGGAGGTCGCGGGAGCCACCGTGGTCCTGATCGGCGCAAGCGGTCAGATGATATTCTCCACCGACAAGGACGGGAAGTATTCTGCCCTCGTCCCGGCGGGAGCCTATAACGTTTACGCATACAACGGAAGCAACGTGAGCATCACCTCTGTGGATGCAGCCGCCGGCGCCGTGCATGACATCACCCTCGCCGAGGGAATGTCGGTATCGCAGGGAGTCAACTACTCCTACAACTCTTCCAGCAGCAAGCCCATCGCCTTCACCGACGTGAGGCTGAACGTCACTTGCTCCGTCGCGGGATTCACCTTCATGGGAATGACCGATGGCACCGGAAAGGCGACCTTCATCGTGCCTTCCGGAGACGACGCGGCGGGATCCGCATTCGTGGCAGCTCCCACCGTCGGTTACTTCCTGAATGCCGAGAACACCGACAAGACCGCCGAGTACGGCAAGGATAAGACCCTCACGGACGTCACCTTCAAGGCGGCCAACGTTACCACGCCGACCGCCCTGATCGACGGCAACGCCCTTACCGGTACGGTCAACCTCAAGGACAACTCGGCATCCGTTGCGCCCGGAAGCTACACCCTGATCGTAGACGATCCTCTCGGACATTATTACGGAAGCGTCAACATCTATCCTTCCACCACCTTCTACGACATCGAGCTTTACGCGTTCAAGCTGAACCTCACCGTCCCCGCAGATACCACCGTGAGCGTCACCAAGGACGAGAACGCCGATGGCGAGACCGGAGGATACTACACCGATACCAAGGCGAGCACCTCGACTCTGAAGGTCTACTACCTCGAAAACGACTTCGGATACACATTCAAGGTAACCGATTCCGCCGGAAACATCGGATACTACTCCGTCGATGTTGCGGCACCCGGAACCCTCGATGCCGATGTCGGCGAGCTGAAGGCCAAGGCCACCATCACCGGAAACGTCGGAGTCAATGCCGACGGAAAGCTGCGGGTCACTATGGGAACCGTGAGGCTGTTCGCGTCCGTCAGCGGCGGAGAGTACTCCGTCGACGTGCCCGTTCTGACCGACCTCACCTTTGATCTCAGCGGTGTAACCAATGCCGACGGAAAGTCGAACTACACTTACAACGCCAACAAGGCAATTCCGGCCCTGGCTGTCGGAACCACGGAGGTAGTGTGCAACTTCTCCTCCGCAGCCACCGTTGCGACGTATTCCGCGTCCGAGGCCGTGGTGCTGAACGATGCCAACCTCGATTACAGTACCTATTCCGGAACCATGCAGATCGAGATCTTCAACAACGGGGATCTCCCGGCGACCTACATCGTCTCCGGAAGCTCCGATCTCGCCCTGGATAAGGCATACGTGGTCACCGTCGGTGCCGGACTGAGCCAGGTCGTGAACATGAACGTTACCCGCTTCTCCGGATCCATCGGAGCAGGAGCTACGAGCATGGGCGTCACCGTCAAGACCCTCGACGGAACAGCCGTTGGTTATGCGTACGTCCCGGCTGCCTTCTTCAGCAACGGGGCTGTCGACGGTGCCAAGGTGACTGTTTCCGTCGCCGGAGCGGAGGGCGCATCCGCCGATGCGGTCAACGAGTACTCCTACAAGTACGCGTTCACCTTCGTCAACAACAACGTGGCTCCCACCCAGGCGACCTTCACCATCGGAGACACCGCCGGATGGGCGAGGTACATCGTCAGCGAGGACGGCTACCTCATCTCCGAGTTCGCCGGTGCAACCGCCACCGTCGATATTTCCGGAATGTCCACGGAGACCGTCTACGTGATGCTCGTCAACACCGGCAGTACCGAGGGAACCGCACCCGAGCTGGCATACAATGTTGCCTTCGCGGGCAACTCCTCCGACGGAACCCTGCAGGTCAAGGCGGGATCCGTCGCAAAGGACAGCGGCTCCGCCAGCGGAGACGGCATCGACAACAGCGCAAAGACACTGAGCACCACCTTCTGGGCCCTGACAATCCTGGTCCTGC
- a CDS encoding Ribosomal protein L30E: MSEEIDIGKALKAAISTGKVEFGTVQTEKAVKAGKAQMIIVSENCPSAFLANNKDVKVHVFSGNNMELGALCGVPYSVAALAVIDKGTSNILTL; this comes from the coding sequence ATGAGCGAAGAAATCGACATCGGAAAGGCACTGAAGGCAGCAATCTCGACCGGAAAGGTCGAGTTCGGAACCGTACAGACCGAGAAGGCGGTCAAGGCAGGAAAGGCGCAGATGATCATCGTCAGCGAGAACTGCCCCTCTGCCTTCCTGGCCAACAACAAGGACGTCAAGGTCCATGTGTTCAGCGGAAACAACATGGAGCTCGGAGCTCTCTGCGGAGTTCCCTACTCCGTCGCTGCCCTCGCCGTCATCGACAAGGGTACCTCCAACATCTTAACGCTGTGA
- a CDS encoding NusA family KH domain protein, archaeal codes for MAADIVLTEETLRFIALFQQVTHTNAVDCMDTEEKLVFVVEKGQGNIAVGKNGDHMKKLKDLTGKNIQVVEYSDDPKQFVLNVFHIYEPTNVVIEQRGDITHATVTVNPEKKGRAIGKNGKNLRIARDIVNRHHDIQSISVD; via the coding sequence ATGGCTGCAGATATCGTACTGACAGAGGAGACCCTCCGCTTCATAGCGCTGTTCCAGCAGGTAACCCACACCAATGCAGTCGACTGCATGGACACCGAGGAGAAACTCGTGTTCGTCGTGGAGAAGGGACAGGGCAACATCGCGGTCGGGAAGAACGGCGACCACATGAAGAAGCTCAAGGATCTGACCGGGAAGAACATCCAGGTCGTGGAGTACTCCGACGATCCCAAGCAGTTCGTGCTGAACGTCTTCCACATCTACGAGCCTACGAACGTCGTTATCGAGCAGCGCGGAGACATCACGCACGCCACCGTCACGGTCAACCCCGAGAAGAAGGGACGTGCGATCGGCAAGAACGGCAAGAACCTTCGCATCGCCCGTGACATCGTGAACAGGCATCACGATATCCAGAGCATCAGCGTAGACTGA
- a CDS encoding DNA-directed RNA polymerase, beta' subunit/160 kD subunit: MIMAKKDTIKALVNRGINDETASLLVSKYSSLGAVKDAGAEELAELVGEEMAQEVMSKLAKTPSRSSPAKKAPKAEAAAEEAAEPVFEEVNKRRQNSPTEERLFGVCEKLGVQIPGTVVYQIAEKLDVAEKVGIDIDDETVERLVTRAGEMYDSHKMAQNESAGVMAAHSIGEPGTQMNLRTFHFAGDTFLSVTQGLPRLIEIVDARREPSTPSMTIPLMGLAKTDKNIASHIASNIQITTLSDVADLTTDITNMRIMVKPSPKILDEKGLNIDDIVDRLNKVKAVRGMVTKTDDYNIVIASDEPSFSKMQAMYDAIRNTKLKGIDGIKRALVKEDVDKTGQKYYTILTEGSNLGEILKVPEVEAPKVMTNSILEVADVLGIEAARNSIVYEATSTLKNAGLDVDIRHIMLVADLMTNDGTVRAIGRHGVSGKKSSVLARAAFEITAAHLLHAAMVGEIDHLEGVTENIIVGQPVTLGTGAVKLEYTPKKRDNE; the protein is encoded by the coding sequence GTGATCATGGCTAAGAAAGACACCATCAAGGCCCTTGTCAACAGGGGCATAAACGACGAGACCGCATCCCTGCTCGTCTCCAAGTACTCCAGTCTCGGCGCCGTCAAGGACGCCGGAGCCGAGGAGCTCGCCGAGCTCGTCGGCGAGGAGATGGCCCAGGAGGTCATGTCCAAGCTCGCCAAGACCCCGTCCCGCTCCTCCCCCGCCAAGAAGGCCCCCAAGGCCGAGGCCGCGGCCGAGGAGGCTGCCGAGCCCGTCTTCGAGGAGGTCAACAAGCGCCGCCAGAACTCCCCCACCGAGGAGAGGCTGTTCGGCGTTTGCGAGAAGCTCGGGGTCCAGATCCCCGGGACCGTCGTCTACCAGATCGCCGAGAAGCTCGACGTCGCCGAGAAGGTCGGGATCGACATCGACGACGAGACCGTCGAGAGGCTCGTCACCCGCGCAGGCGAGATGTACGACTCCCACAAGATGGCCCAGAACGAGTCCGCCGGAGTCATGGCGGCCCACTCCATCGGAGAGCCCGGTACCCAGATGAACCTGCGTACCTTCCACTTCGCGGGAGACACATTCCTGTCGGTTACCCAGGGACTTCCCCGTCTCATCGAGATCGTCGATGCGCGCAGGGAGCCCTCCACCCCGTCCATGACCATCCCCCTGATGGGACTGGCGAAGACCGACAAGAACATCGCGAGCCACATCGCGTCCAACATCCAGATCACCACCCTCAGCGATGTCGCGGACCTCACCACCGACATCACCAACATGAGGATCATGGTGAAGCCCTCCCCGAAGATACTCGACGAGAAGGGCCTCAACATCGACGACATCGTCGACCGCCTGAACAAGGTGAAGGCCGTCCGCGGCATGGTCACCAAGACCGACGACTACAACATCGTCATCGCATCCGACGAGCCCAGCTTCTCCAAGATGCAGGCCATGTACGATGCCATCAGGAACACCAAGCTGAAGGGCATCGACGGCATCAAGCGCGCACTCGTCAAGGAGGACGTGGACAAGACCGGTCAGAAGTACTACACCATCCTGACCGAGGGATCCAACCTCGGAGAGATCCTCAAGGTCCCCGAGGTCGAGGCACCCAAGGTCATGACCAACTCCATCCTCGAGGTCGCGGATGTCCTCGGAATCGAGGCCGCAAGGAACTCAATCGTCTACGAGGCCACCTCCACCCTGAAGAACGCGGGTCTGGATGTGGATATCAGGCACATCATGCTCGTCGCCGACCTGATGACCAACGACGGAACCGTCAGGGCCATCGGAAGGCACGGAGTCTCCGGAAAGAAGTCGTCCGTCCTCGCGAGGGCGGCGTTCGAGATCACCGCTGCACACCTGCTGCACGCGGCGATGGTGGGAGAGATCGACCATCTCGAAGGAGTTACCGAAAACATCATCGTGGGTCAGCCGGTGACCCTAGGAACCGGCGCAGTCAAACTCGAATACACACCCAAGAAGAGGGATAATGAATGA
- a CDS encoding orotidine-5'-phosphate decarboxylase — translation MRKESRLILALDETDREKALRIADSVSGTVDAIKINWPLVLSAGPEMITELSKRSDVICDFKVADIPNTVHLIVENSIDRGASAVICHAFTGSDSMREAVQVANAKGASIYAVTEMSHPGGQEFTAPNAERLAHVGVECGVKGFIAPATRPERIAAIRQIIGDREILSPGVGAQGGSASSAIRAGADYVIVGRAIYKAEDPAAVADEIAAEIRTVL, via the coding sequence ATGAGAAAGGAGTCCCGTCTTATCCTCGCCCTTGATGAGACCGACAGGGAAAAGGCCCTGCGCATCGCAGATTCGGTATCTGGCACTGTTGATGCCATCAAGATCAACTGGCCTCTGGTGCTCTCTGCGGGCCCGGAGATGATCACCGAGCTCTCCAAACGCTCCGACGTAATCTGCGATTTCAAGGTCGCCGACATCCCCAACACCGTCCACCTGATCGTCGAGAATTCCATCGACAGGGGGGCCTCCGCCGTCATCTGCCACGCCTTCACCGGCAGCGATTCCATGCGCGAGGCGGTCCAGGTTGCCAACGCAAAGGGCGCCTCCATCTACGCTGTGACCGAGATGAGCCACCCCGGAGGACAGGAGTTCACCGCACCCAACGCGGAACGTCTGGCACATGTCGGGGTCGAGTGCGGGGTGAAGGGATTCATCGCCCCCGCGACCCGTCCCGAGAGGATTGCCGCCATCAGGCAGATCATCGGCGACAGGGAGATCCTCTCTCCCGGTGTAGGTGCCCAGGGAGGCTCCGCATCCTCAGCCATTAGGGCGGGAGCGGACTACGTCATCGTGGGCCGCGCGATTTACAAGGCCGAGGACCCGGCGGCGGTCGCAGATGAGATCGCGGCGGAGATACGCACAGTACTCTAA